One Betta splendens chromosome 8, fBetSpl5.4, whole genome shotgun sequence DNA segment encodes these proteins:
- the LOC114860050 gene encoding serine/threonine-protein kinase BRSK1-like isoform X1, with the protein MSSKELTAGQSSQYVGPYRLEKTLGKGQTGLVKLGVHCITGQKVAIKIVNREKLSESVLMKVEREIAILKLIEHPHVLKLHDVYENNKYLYLVLEHVSGGELFDYLVKKGRLTPKEARKFFRQIISALDFCHSHSICHRDLKPENLLLDEKNNIRIADFGMASLQVGDSLLETSCGSPHYACPEVIRGEKYDGRRADVWSCGVILFALLVGALPFDHDNLRQLLEKVKSGVFHMPHFIPPDCQALLKGMIEVNAEKRLTLEAIQKHTWYQAGRNEPCPEQPPPRRVCLKRILSLTELDPDVLESMYSLGCFRDRVKLTQDLTSEEENQEKMIYYLLLDRKERYPSCEDEDLPPRNDLDPPRKRVDSPMLTRHGRCRPERKSLEVLSVTEQGSPTPPRRALDTNAHSQRSRSVSGASTGLSSSPLSSPRSPVFTFNQSEVTSTTTPSSKDPKTGSATTPRSIRPAPDPKTQTLPSKCPADRPQLHSMKSLPLQTPRSPSPSPSPLLSPIPPFFNFPSPSVLKTKNVQTSSNTSATPPPVSQVTPQGSPLPTPLGTPVHQIQRPSSSTPPSSSSSSSSSRAEGAGGTMLTPPSSPGGSGGLAASSSAHWRTRLNSFKNNLLGSPRFHRRKLQVPTSEDMSSLTPESSPELAKRSWFGNFISLEKEEQIFVLIRDKPLSSIKADIVHAFLSIPSLSHSVVSQNSFRAEYKSSGGPSVFQKPVKFQVDIGFSESERERERERSEREGRREMGIFSVTFTLITGPSRRFKRVVETIQAQLLSTHDQPSVQALADEKNGQLSRQPSTPSRQNSRRSESGFDRGEREHTADGESGSSSSSSSTVLQRCGSGKDKTRLLSSPNGTQSQS; encoded by the exons ATGAGCAGTAAGGAGCTGACGGCCGGCCAGTCCAGTCAGTATGTGGGCCCCTACCGACTGGAGAAGACTCTCGGgaagggacagacag GGCTGGTGAAACTGGGTGTCCACTGTATCACAGGGCAGAAGGTGGCCATTAAGATTGTCAACAGAGAGAAACTCTCCGAGTCAGTTCTAATGAAG GTCGAGAGAGAAATAGCTATTCTTAAACTAATAGAGCACCCTCACGTTCTGAAGCTGCATGATGTCTATGAGAATAACAAATACCT ATACCTGGTGTTGGAGCATGTGTCTGGGGGAGAATTGTTTGACTACTTGGTGAAGAAAGGCAGATTGACCCCTAAAGAGGCCAGGAAGTTCTTCAGACAAATCATCTCTGCCCTCGACTTCTGCCACAGTCACTCCATTTG TCACAGGGACCTGAAGCCAGAGAACCTCCTCCTGGATGAAAAGAATAACATCAGGATAGCCGACTTTGGCATGGCCTCACTACAGGTTGGGGACAGCCTGCTAGAAACCAGTTGCGG ATCCCCACATTACGCTTGTCCAGAGGTCATAAGG GGGGAGAAGTATGATGGTCGAAGGGCAGATGTTTGGAGCTGTGGAGTCATTCTTTTTGCTCTTCTTGTG GGTGCCTTGCCCTTCGACCACGACAACCTGCGGCAGCTTCTAGAGAAAGTGAAGAGCGGGGTGTTCCACATGCCCCATTTTATACCTCCGGACTGTCAAGCGTTGCTTAAAGGCATGATAGAAGTCAACGCTGAAAAGAGACTCACG TTAGAAGcaatacagaaacacacctGGTACCA GGCGGGCCGTAATGAGCCGTGCCCGGAGCAGCCGCCCCCCCGACGCGTGTGTCTGAAGAGGATCCTGTCTCTGACAGAGCTAGACCCAGACGTTCTGGAAAGCATGTACTCTTTGGGCTGCTTCAGAGACCGCGTCAAACTCACACAGGACCTTACAAGTGAGGA GGAGAATCAGGAGAAGATGATCTACTACCTCCTGTTGGACAGGAAAGAGCGGTACCCCAGCTGTGAGGATGAGGATCTCCCTCCCAGAAATGACCTTG accCTCCTAGGAAGCGAGTGGACTCCCCTATGTTGACACGCCATGGCCGCTGTCGTCCAGAGAGGAAGAGCCTGGAAGTCCTCAGTGTAACAGAACAAGGGTCTCCCACCCCACCTCGCAGGGCACTGGACACTAATGCACACAGCCAGAG GTCTCGTTCGGTGAGCGGAGCATCCACAGGTCTGTCCTCCAGTCCTCTCAGCAGTCCCAGG AGTCCGGTCTTCACTTTCAACCAATCAGAagtcacctccaccaccactccctcctccaaagaccctaaaacaggaagtgctacCACCCCTCGGTCTATCCGTCCAGCGCCTGATCCAAAAACCCAGACTCTGCCCTCAAAGTGTCCCGCTGATCGGCCTCAGCTTCACTCCATGAAGTCCCTCCCTCTCCAGACTCCACGCTCCCCTTCCCCATcgccctcccctctcctctcccccatCCCACCCTTTTTCAACTTCCCATCTCCGTCTGTCTTGAAGACCAAAAACGTTCAAACGTCGTCTAACACCTCTGCCAcccctcctcctgtgtcacaGGTCACACCACAGGGTTCACCGTTACCCACCCCGCTGGGTACGCCTGTGCACCAAATCCAGCGCCCTTCCTCCTCtacccctccctcctcttcctcctcgtcttcttcttccCGAGCGGAGGGAGCTGGCGGGACAATGCTGACCCCGCCCTCTAGTCCAGGGGGAAGCGGGGGTCTGGCTGCCTCAAGCTCAGCCCACTGGAGAACAAGGCTTAACTCATTCAAAAACAACTTACTGGGGTCACCGCGCTTTCATCGGCGCAAGCTCCAAG TTCCCACATCAGAGGACATGTCCAGTTTGACTCCAGAGTCTAGTCCAGA ACTGGCGAAGAGGTCCTGGTTCGGTAACTTCATAAGcttggagaaggaggagcagatcTTTGTTTTGATCAGAGACAAGCCACTTAGCTCTATCAAGGCTGACATCGTCcatgcctttctgtct ATCCCATCCCTCAGCCACAGCGTTGTGTCTCAGAATAGTTTCCGGGCAGAGTACAAGTCCTCTGGTGGCCCCTCTGTCTTCCAGAAGCCTGTCAAGTTTCAG GTGGACATTGGTTTCTCTGAGagtgagagggaaagagagcgGGAACGATcagagagggaaggaagaagagagatGGGCATCTTCAGTGTCACCTTCACTCTAATAACAG GTCCAAGTCGCAGATTCAAAAGAGTGGTCGAAACCATTCAGGCTCAGCTCCTGAGTACTCATGATCAGCCTTCTGTGCAGGCACTGGCTG ATGAGAAAAATGGTCAACTTTCCCGACAACCCAGCACTCCTTCACGTCAGAACTCACGCCGTTCTGAAAGCGGATTCGATCGGGGAGAAAGGGAACATACCGCTGATGGGGagagtggaagcagcagcagcagcagcagcactgtttTACAAAGGTGTGGGTCAGGGAAAGACAAAACCAGACTCCTCTCATCACCCAATGGGACACAGTCTCAATCTTGA
- the LOC114860050 gene encoding serine/threonine-protein kinase BRSK2-like isoform X2: MSSKELTAGQSSQYVGPYRLEKTLGKGQTGLVKLGVHCITGQKVAIKIVNREKLSESVLMKVEREIAILKLIEHPHVLKLHDVYENNKYLYLVLEHVSGGELFDYLVKKGRLTPKEARKFFRQIISALDFCHSHSICHRDLKPENLLLDEKNNIRIADFGMASLQVGDSLLETSCGSPHYACPEVIRGEKYDGRRADVWSCGVILFALLVGALPFDHDNLRQLLEKVKSGVFHMPHFIPPDCQALLKGMIEVNAEKRLTLEAIQKHTWYQAGRNEPCPEQPPPRRVCLKRILSLTELDPDVLESMYSLGCFRDRVKLTQDLTSEEENQEKMIYYLLLDRKERYPSCEDEDLPPRNDLDPPRKRVDSPMLTRHGRCRPERKSLEVLSVTEQGSPTPPRRALDTNAHSQRSRSVSGASTGLSSSPLSSPRVTPQGSPLPTPLGTPVHQIQRPSSSTPPSSSSSSSSSRAEGAGGTMLTPPSSPGGSGGLAASSSAHWRTRLNSFKNNLLGSPRFHRRKLQVPTSEDMSSLTPESSPELAKRSWFGNFISLEKEEQIFVLIRDKPLSSIKADIVHAFLSIPSLSHSVVSQNSFRAEYKSSGGPSVFQKPVKFQVDIGFSESERERERERSEREGRREMGIFSVTFTLITGPSRRFKRVVETIQAQLLSTHDQPSVQALADEKNGQLSRQPSTPSRQNSRRSESGFDRGEREHTADGESGSSSSSSSTVLQRCGSGKDKTRLLSSPNGTQSQS; this comes from the exons ATGAGCAGTAAGGAGCTGACGGCCGGCCAGTCCAGTCAGTATGTGGGCCCCTACCGACTGGAGAAGACTCTCGGgaagggacagacag GGCTGGTGAAACTGGGTGTCCACTGTATCACAGGGCAGAAGGTGGCCATTAAGATTGTCAACAGAGAGAAACTCTCCGAGTCAGTTCTAATGAAG GTCGAGAGAGAAATAGCTATTCTTAAACTAATAGAGCACCCTCACGTTCTGAAGCTGCATGATGTCTATGAGAATAACAAATACCT ATACCTGGTGTTGGAGCATGTGTCTGGGGGAGAATTGTTTGACTACTTGGTGAAGAAAGGCAGATTGACCCCTAAAGAGGCCAGGAAGTTCTTCAGACAAATCATCTCTGCCCTCGACTTCTGCCACAGTCACTCCATTTG TCACAGGGACCTGAAGCCAGAGAACCTCCTCCTGGATGAAAAGAATAACATCAGGATAGCCGACTTTGGCATGGCCTCACTACAGGTTGGGGACAGCCTGCTAGAAACCAGTTGCGG ATCCCCACATTACGCTTGTCCAGAGGTCATAAGG GGGGAGAAGTATGATGGTCGAAGGGCAGATGTTTGGAGCTGTGGAGTCATTCTTTTTGCTCTTCTTGTG GGTGCCTTGCCCTTCGACCACGACAACCTGCGGCAGCTTCTAGAGAAAGTGAAGAGCGGGGTGTTCCACATGCCCCATTTTATACCTCCGGACTGTCAAGCGTTGCTTAAAGGCATGATAGAAGTCAACGCTGAAAAGAGACTCACG TTAGAAGcaatacagaaacacacctGGTACCA GGCGGGCCGTAATGAGCCGTGCCCGGAGCAGCCGCCCCCCCGACGCGTGTGTCTGAAGAGGATCCTGTCTCTGACAGAGCTAGACCCAGACGTTCTGGAAAGCATGTACTCTTTGGGCTGCTTCAGAGACCGCGTCAAACTCACACAGGACCTTACAAGTGAGGA GGAGAATCAGGAGAAGATGATCTACTACCTCCTGTTGGACAGGAAAGAGCGGTACCCCAGCTGTGAGGATGAGGATCTCCCTCCCAGAAATGACCTTG accCTCCTAGGAAGCGAGTGGACTCCCCTATGTTGACACGCCATGGCCGCTGTCGTCCAGAGAGGAAGAGCCTGGAAGTCCTCAGTGTAACAGAACAAGGGTCTCCCACCCCACCTCGCAGGGCACTGGACACTAATGCACACAGCCAGAG GTCTCGTTCGGTGAGCGGAGCATCCACAGGTCTGTCCTCCAGTCCTCTCAGCAGTCCCAGG GTCACACCACAGGGTTCACCGTTACCCACCCCGCTGGGTACGCCTGTGCACCAAATCCAGCGCCCTTCCTCCTCtacccctccctcctcttcctcctcgtcttcttcttccCGAGCGGAGGGAGCTGGCGGGACAATGCTGACCCCGCCCTCTAGTCCAGGGGGAAGCGGGGGTCTGGCTGCCTCAAGCTCAGCCCACTGGAGAACAAGGCTTAACTCATTCAAAAACAACTTACTGGGGTCACCGCGCTTTCATCGGCGCAAGCTCCAAG TTCCCACATCAGAGGACATGTCCAGTTTGACTCCAGAGTCTAGTCCAGA ACTGGCGAAGAGGTCCTGGTTCGGTAACTTCATAAGcttggagaaggaggagcagatcTTTGTTTTGATCAGAGACAAGCCACTTAGCTCTATCAAGGCTGACATCGTCcatgcctttctgtct ATCCCATCCCTCAGCCACAGCGTTGTGTCTCAGAATAGTTTCCGGGCAGAGTACAAGTCCTCTGGTGGCCCCTCTGTCTTCCAGAAGCCTGTCAAGTTTCAG GTGGACATTGGTTTCTCTGAGagtgagagggaaagagagcgGGAACGATcagagagggaaggaagaagagagatGGGCATCTTCAGTGTCACCTTCACTCTAATAACAG GTCCAAGTCGCAGATTCAAAAGAGTGGTCGAAACCATTCAGGCTCAGCTCCTGAGTACTCATGATCAGCCTTCTGTGCAGGCACTGGCTG ATGAGAAAAATGGTCAACTTTCCCGACAACCCAGCACTCCTTCACGTCAGAACTCACGCCGTTCTGAAAGCGGATTCGATCGGGGAGAAAGGGAACATACCGCTGATGGGGagagtggaagcagcagcagcagcagcagcactgtttTACAAAGGTGTGGGTCAGGGAAAGACAAAACCAGACTCCTCTCATCACCCAATGGGACACAGTCTCAATCTTGA